A genomic segment from Deinococcus multiflagellatus encodes:
- a CDS encoding HAD family hydrolase yields MNALAPHDVRKLLIWDFDGTLAYRQGLWSGALLQILDREAPGHTVQLEQLRPALQRGFRWHAPDQAHPLGSADEWWAELQPLFKRAYVEAGLSEPLAQRCARQMRQQYTDSAHWSVYADTVPVLQQLSTEGWTHAVLTNHVPEFRRLLEGLELAAFFDVAVNSAETGFEKPHPEAFRVVLRAFPEAVAVCMIGDSLTADVAGAQGVGLPVIQVRGAVEAGQGGCPDLHWVPERLRIMFPPVN; encoded by the coding sequence ATGAACGCTCTTGCCCCGCATGACGTCAGGAAGCTGCTGATCTGGGACTTTGACGGCACACTGGCGTATCGGCAGGGGCTCTGGAGCGGCGCCCTCCTGCAGATCCTAGACCGGGAGGCGCCAGGCCACACCGTGCAGCTTGAGCAGCTGCGCCCAGCGTTGCAGCGTGGCTTTCGCTGGCATGCGCCTGATCAGGCGCACCCGCTGGGCTCAGCAGATGAATGGTGGGCGGAACTCCAGCCCCTCTTTAAGCGTGCATACGTGGAGGCGGGGCTATCTGAACCGCTGGCTCAGCGGTGTGCGCGGCAGATGCGGCAGCAGTACACGGACTCAGCGCACTGGTCGGTCTATGCGGATACGGTGCCCGTGCTGCAGCAGCTTTCCACTGAAGGCTGGACCCACGCGGTCCTGACCAACCACGTGCCAGAGTTCAGGCGCCTTCTGGAAGGCCTGGAGCTCGCGGCGTTTTTCGACGTGGCGGTGAATTCTGCGGAGACGGGTTTCGAGAAGCCGCATCCTGAGGCGTTCAGGGTGGTGCTGCGGGCGTTTCCTGAGGCAGTGGCGGTGTGCATGATCGGGGACAGCCTCACGGCGGATGTAGCTGGGGCTCAGGGCGTGGGTCTCCCCGTCATTCAGGTGCGGGGGGCGGTTGAGGCAGGACAGGGTGGATGCCCGGACTTACATTGGGTGCCGGAACGGTTGCGGATCATGTTTCCTCCGGTGAACTGA
- a CDS encoding tyrosine-type recombinase/integrase, whose amino-acid sequence MTLALMAHNLDLQARADRLARLEPDALRREAVEAARDLNRDALWALVEAFLVTRGGRGARVSKHTLESYQIGVQTFLDWAQPNSVSLLRPRANDGFRYARFLEAQGLSPSSVRVRLAAARSLFSALRWAEATQAAPFTDVKTAADPVPRWEKRKPYADEDVAALLAIGGMQDAVIILLGAHCGLRNSEMLTLLRKDVHLDVREPYITVTGKRSKRQDVALSRSAAAALRTWLAATPGVAPYVLSIRTRQGLEKAVKRLCREANVQYEGREVHGLRHSAGTKVFTVTQDLLAVRDTLRHRDVTSSEIYVNYARAGKKKVNADW is encoded by the coding sequence ATGACACTGGCGCTGATGGCCCACAACCTGGACCTGCAGGCCCGTGCCGATCGACTCGCGCGCCTGGAACCGGACGCGCTGCGCCGCGAAGCGGTCGAAGCCGCCCGGGATTTGAACCGCGACGCGCTGTGGGCGCTCGTGGAAGCCTTCCTGGTCACCCGGGGTGGGCGGGGCGCCCGGGTGAGCAAACACACGCTGGAGTCCTATCAGATCGGCGTGCAGACCTTCCTGGACTGGGCGCAGCCGAACAGCGTGAGTTTGCTGCGGCCCCGGGCGAACGATGGTTTTCGTTACGCCCGCTTTCTCGAAGCGCAGGGCCTATCGCCCAGCAGTGTGCGGGTGCGCCTCGCGGCGGCGCGATCCCTGTTCAGCGCTCTGCGCTGGGCGGAAGCCACGCAGGCCGCGCCGTTCACGGACGTGAAGACTGCCGCGGACCCCGTACCGCGCTGGGAGAAGCGCAAGCCCTACGCGGACGAGGATGTCGCGGCGCTGCTCGCGATAGGCGGGATGCAGGACGCGGTGATCATCCTGCTGGGCGCGCACTGCGGCCTGCGCAACAGTGAGATGCTGACCCTGCTGCGCAAGGACGTGCACCTGGACGTGCGGGAGCCGTACATCACGGTGACCGGGAAGCGCAGCAAGCGCCAGGATGTGGCGCTGTCCCGCTCGGCGGCCGCGGCGCTGCGCACGTGGTTGGCCGCCACACCCGGGGTGGCGCCGTACGTGCTCAGCATCCGCACGCGGCAGGGGTTGGAGAAGGCGGTCAAGCGGTTGTGTCGGGAGGCGAACGTGCAGTACGAGGGCCGTGAGGTGCACGGGCTGCGGCACTCGGCGGGCACAAAGGTATTCACCGTGACGCAGGACCTGCTGGCCGTGCGGGACACGCTGCGCCACCGGGACGTGACGAGCAGCGAGATCTACGTGAATTACGCCCGCGCCGGGAAGAAGAAGGTCAACGCTGACTGGTAG
- the lnt gene encoding apolipoprotein N-acyltransferase translates to MPNPVTGLLLGLLLAACGLPLPWSAAAFLPLALILLFIASAPRPRQAFGRGFWVGLGYFGLHLWWLGAFLLNLVPDFPPLAAASLLLFALEGAFLASAAFVAFRITRSHTGRIWTMAGAWVLLEWLRFLGPLAFPWPTLGYTLLPTLAIQIADLGGVLLCSVLVSLTAASFAHAWIEIQQNGKHPLCPILLTAVAWVAALGYGLTRSPGNGPEQPMRVMRVTFDAFGRANGSVPVEQQFQVAWEASQNRPPGSVVVWSETALSYPGRPGPRPDFPGPGISGAGRYTLYLSPTATADDLQDYNTALSFDATGQITSRNDKTKLVPFGEEFPFQAIFGPVYRLILTPLGFVAPNLIPNPRPIPLILNGVQYGAYICYDSVFPRVARALAAQGAQVLVNPSNDGWYKGWGVQQHFQMGRVRAIETRRWLVRSVNNGVAGAVNDLGQPIQIAQSGNQLQTLDVRPKLLNGTTLYVRLGDWPALALALAMIVFGLTRPPQD, encoded by the coding sequence ATGCCCAATCCAGTCACTGGTCTCTTGCTCGGCTTATTATTAGCTGCCTGCGGCCTGCCGTTGCCCTGGAGTGCCGCTGCTTTCTTACCGCTTGCCCTAATCCTGCTATTTATCGCGTCTGCTCCTAGGCCACGGCAAGCTTTCGGTCGGGGCTTCTGGGTGGGACTGGGATATTTTGGCTTACACCTGTGGTGGCTCGGCGCCTTCCTTCTCAACCTCGTACCAGACTTTCCACCGTTGGCCGCTGCATCGCTGCTCCTCTTTGCCCTGGAGGGAGCTTTCCTGGCTAGTGCGGCCTTTGTTGCCTTCAGGATCACCCGCAGCCACACTGGGCGCATATGGACGATGGCGGGCGCGTGGGTGCTCCTAGAGTGGCTGCGGTTCCTCGGCCCGCTCGCGTTCCCCTGGCCCACCCTGGGTTACACGCTACTTCCCACGCTCGCTATCCAGATTGCCGATCTGGGTGGTGTGCTTCTTTGCAGTGTGCTCGTGAGCCTCACAGCAGCCAGCTTTGCTCACGCCTGGATCGAAATCCAGCAGAACGGAAAACACCCTCTATGCCCCATTCTGCTCACTGCTGTCGCCTGGGTGGCCGCCCTTGGCTACGGCTTGACCCGCTCGCCTGGCAACGGTCCCGAACAACCCATGCGGGTCATGCGCGTAACGTTCGACGCATTCGGACGCGCGAACGGGTCTGTCCCCGTCGAGCAACAGTTTCAGGTTGCCTGGGAAGCGAGTCAGAATCGCCCTCCGGGAAGCGTAGTCGTTTGGAGTGAAACGGCACTGAGTTACCCGGGGCGCCCTGGTCCACGTCCTGACTTTCCCGGTCCTGGCATCAGTGGGGCGGGTCGTTATACGTTGTATTTATCGCCAACGGCGACCGCTGATGACTTGCAGGATTACAATACGGCGCTGAGCTTCGACGCAACTGGACAGATCACCAGTAGAAACGACAAAACAAAACTCGTGCCTTTCGGGGAGGAGTTTCCGTTCCAGGCCATTTTCGGCCCTGTATACCGCCTAATCCTTACGCCTTTGGGCTTCGTGGCTCCGAATCTTATCCCTAACCCACGCCCAATACCACTGATATTGAATGGTGTGCAGTATGGGGCGTATATCTGTTATGACAGTGTATTTCCCCGCGTCGCCCGTGCATTGGCAGCGCAGGGGGCTCAGGTTCTCGTGAATCCTAGCAACGACGGCTGGTACAAGGGCTGGGGGGTCCAGCAGCACTTTCAGATGGGCCGAGTTCGTGCCATCGAAACCCGGCGTTGGCTCGTGCGGAGTGTCAACAATGGTGTTGCAGGCGCTGTGAACGACTTAGGACAGCCGATCCAGATTGCGCAGAGTGGTAATCAGCTGCAAACTCTGGATGTGCGGCCCAAACTTCTTAATGGGACCACACTGTATGTCCGGCTTGGTGATTGGCCGGCGCTGGCACTGGCGCTGGCTATGATCGTGTTCGGCTTGACGCGGCCGCCTCAGGACTAA
- a CDS encoding helix-turn-helix domain-containing protein, whose amino-acid sequence MKFMELQNFERAAAALLELPDAAREWLSPIRDEEQLERALEAQEYLGQKIAGDLNHPLAPVYVGLIEKITAYEEVHYATEPTPPHVMLDFLMEQQGVRQHELAERLEVHQSNISRLINGRVAFTTDLIKQLSKIFNVSPAVFIG is encoded by the coding sequence ATGAAATTCATGGAACTCCAGAACTTTGAACGTGCTGCTGCGGCCCTGCTTGAACTCCCAGATGCCGCCCGCGAATGGCTCTCACCAATTCGTGATGAAGAGCAGCTCGAACGCGCTCTTGAAGCGCAGGAATACCTGGGTCAAAAAATCGCAGGCGATCTCAATCATCCACTTGCTCCAGTCTATGTGGGATTGATCGAGAAAATCACCGCTTACGAAGAGGTGCATTATGCTACTGAACCGACCCCACCGCATGTGATGCTTGATTTCCTGATGGAACAACAAGGCGTGCGCCAGCACGAGCTTGCTGAACGTCTGGAAGTGCATCAAAGCAATATCAGCCGGCTCATTAATGGGCGTGTCGCATTCACGACCGACCTCATCAAACAGCTGAGCAAGATATTCAACGTTTCACCAGCCGTTTTTATCGGCTAA
- a CDS encoding DNA modification methylase: protein MSPQRAFFRCAPQPRSPPAPRPPPGRFSWRPLLTPRLLNEQVELVALDQLRPHPENPNQGHPEAIAQSIRLSGWWGTVTAQRNTGRILVGEHRWKGARLAGLTHVPVFWVDVDDDQARVILLADNRYAELATRDPDALRALLEQVQRAGQLEGTGYSRADLQALIAELDGEVSRELLTDEDDAPALQERHVAQPGDLWTIGEHRVGCGDSTDPAQLRRVLGDQLADVIWTDPPYNVNYEGKTKARLKIENDAMSPEQFRVFMGAAMNAMYAVIKPGGCLYVAYAELEGATFRVAFDGAGFKYSQTLVWVKNAAVMSRQDYNWRHEPLLYGWKPGAGHYFAQDFTNTTVLDHSVDLASLSKTDLVAHLQAIRDASTGVYEKKPNRNDLHPTMKPVALVRKLLVNSSRPGELVLDPFGGSGTTLIAAHQSGRMAALNELDPHYVDQIIRRAQEATGMVATRQDGATFHEVAREVAV, encoded by the coding sequence ATGAGCCCCCAGCGGGCCTTTTTCCGTTGCGCCCCACAACCCCGCTCCCCACCTGCGCCCCGGCCTCCCCCGGGGCGTTTCTCTTGGAGGCCTCTTCTGACCCCACGGCTGCTCAACGAACAGGTCGAACTGGTTGCCCTCGACCAGCTGCGCCCCCACCCGGAAAACCCTAACCAGGGCCATCCCGAGGCCATCGCCCAGTCCATCCGCCTCAGCGGCTGGTGGGGCACGGTCACGGCCCAACGCAACACGGGCCGCATCCTGGTCGGCGAGCACCGCTGGAAAGGCGCGCGGCTGGCCGGCCTGACCCATGTGCCCGTGTTCTGGGTGGACGTGGACGACGACCAGGCCCGCGTGATCCTGCTGGCGGACAACCGCTACGCAGAGCTGGCCACCCGCGACCCGGACGCCCTGCGCGCGCTGCTGGAACAGGTGCAGCGTGCCGGTCAGCTGGAAGGGACAGGGTATTCCAGGGCGGACCTGCAGGCCCTGATCGCCGAACTGGACGGTGAGGTCAGCCGCGAGCTGCTGACCGACGAGGATGACGCGCCCGCCCTGCAGGAGCGCCACGTCGCCCAGCCCGGCGACCTCTGGACCATCGGGGAGCACCGCGTGGGTTGCGGAGACAGCACCGACCCCGCCCAGCTGCGGCGCGTGCTGGGGGACCAGCTCGCCGATGTCATCTGGACCGACCCGCCCTACAACGTCAACTACGAGGGCAAGACCAAGGCGCGGCTCAAAATCGAGAACGACGCCATGTCGCCGGAGCAGTTCCGCGTGTTCATGGGCGCGGCGATGAACGCGATGTACGCCGTGATTAAGCCGGGCGGCTGCCTGTACGTCGCCTACGCGGAGCTGGAGGGCGCCACCTTCCGCGTGGCCTTCGATGGGGCCGGGTTCAAATACTCGCAGACCCTGGTGTGGGTGAAAAACGCCGCTGTGATGAGCCGGCAGGATTACAACTGGCGGCACGAGCCCCTGCTGTACGGCTGGAAACCCGGTGCAGGGCACTACTTCGCCCAGGACTTCACCAACACCACGGTCCTGGACCACAGCGTGGATCTGGCCAGCCTGAGTAAGACCGACCTCGTGGCCCATCTGCAGGCGATCCGCGACGCCAGCACCGGCGTGTACGAGAAGAAGCCGAACCGCAACGACCTGCACCCCACGATGAAGCCCGTCGCCCTGGTGCGGAAGTTGCTCGTGAACTCCAGCCGGCCCGGGGAGCTGGTACTGGACCCGTTCGGGGGCTCAGGCACCACCCTGATCGCCGCGCATCAGTCGGGCCGGATGGCCGCCCTGAATGAGCTAGACCCGCACTACGTCGACCAGATCATCCGCCGCGCCCAGGAGGCCACGGGGATGGTCGCCACGCGCCAGGACGGCGCGACATTCCACGAGGTTGCCCGGGAGGTGGCCGTTTGA
- a CDS encoding DUF4238 domain-containing protein, with the protein MAGKQKPARRHHVVPKFYLKHWTQPDGRMFAFHLPREQLLPPVKPAEVAYVKGFHTVIGAARPDEFEHWLSANVEDPLARVHQKTLTSLRQQRLLPADLRADLDSLTAYQMLRLPRTRELVKPLLKEAGVPGPLDDSARAWHLEFLRGTDSFVLNMVLESLAEFQLAVLRAPPNRSFWASDAPVLALHDAIEVRSSSHGFRSTTRSKMGRLPGLKHPRAQLYFPLAPDLTAAYFRTSPLLRPYEVQPATRSNVDWVNERTMAHATQLVFGLYPIAPQTDMWQRIKAYREEVAQADQSAKPEAGSS; encoded by the coding sequence ATGGCCGGGAAGCAGAAGCCAGCGCGGCGGCACCATGTGGTGCCGAAGTTCTACTTGAAGCACTGGACCCAACCAGACGGCCGGATGTTTGCCTTTCATCTGCCGCGAGAGCAACTGCTCCCGCCCGTTAAGCCGGCCGAGGTGGCGTACGTCAAAGGCTTTCACACAGTGATCGGAGCTGCTCGCCCAGATGAATTCGAACACTGGCTCAGCGCCAACGTGGAAGATCCTCTCGCTCGCGTGCATCAGAAGACACTGACCAGCCTGCGTCAACAACGGCTATTACCAGCAGACCTTCGCGCAGATCTGGACAGTCTGACGGCCTACCAGATGCTCCGGCTGCCGCGCACCCGAGAGCTGGTCAAGCCACTCCTGAAGGAAGCTGGGGTTCCAGGTCCGCTCGATGATTCCGCCAGAGCCTGGCATCTCGAGTTCCTGAGAGGCACAGACAGTTTTGTCCTAAATATGGTGCTGGAGAGCTTGGCCGAATTTCAGCTTGCCGTTCTCCGTGCGCCCCCGAACCGGTCCTTCTGGGCGAGTGACGCCCCTGTGCTTGCGCTGCATGATGCCATTGAGGTCCGTTCCAGTTCACACGGTTTTCGCTCAACCACACGCTCAAAAATGGGCAGGCTGCCTGGGCTCAAGCATCCCCGCGCGCAACTCTACTTTCCGCTGGCTCCGGATCTCACAGCGGCCTATTTCCGCACATCGCCCCTGCTGCGGCCCTATGAAGTGCAACCAGCAACCCGCAGCAATGTCGACTGGGTCAACGAACGCACCATGGCCCATGCCACTCAGTTGGTCTTTGGTCTCTACCCCATCGCGCCTCAGACTGACATGTGGCAGAGGATCAAGGCTTACCGGGAGGAGGTCGCTCAGGCCGATCAGTCCGCCAAGCCTGAGGCCGGCAGCTCCTAA
- a CDS encoding terminase small subunit, whose amino-acid sequence MAPKQKAPKRGAKAAPREPKVELTPAQQKFEDKLRECSPKERLFVKFKLEKKSHTEAATLAGYSEKTAHVQGSQLLKRLRVWDAYLAGLEANGFGMHDILGDIQDLRTFDRSQIEREIQVPSEEFVARRVDELLPEVQKQLEALRNYVNTQTEVEQSTLELQGERLLALQNKAMDYVERLAINPDAKIVELQTVFVTKRVLCYDLAKQKGLTRFIKSVKPGKYGDVIELYDWVTGVEMGAKALGVYKERHELTGKDGESLGMATVIVLPNNGRDRSPE is encoded by the coding sequence GTGGCCCCCAAACAGAAAGCACCCAAGCGCGGGGCCAAGGCTGCCCCGCGAGAACCCAAGGTCGAGCTGACCCCTGCGCAGCAGAAGTTCGAGGACAAGTTGCGCGAGTGCTCCCCAAAGGAACGTCTCTTCGTGAAGTTCAAGCTCGAAAAGAAGAGCCACACGGAAGCGGCCACTTTGGCGGGCTACAGCGAAAAAACCGCTCATGTGCAGGGGTCCCAGCTCTTAAAGCGACTTAGAGTTTGGGACGCGTATCTGGCGGGGCTGGAGGCCAACGGCTTCGGCATGCACGACATCCTGGGCGACATCCAGGACCTGCGCACCTTCGACCGCTCCCAGATCGAGCGCGAGATTCAGGTGCCGAGTGAAGAGTTCGTGGCCCGGCGCGTGGACGAGCTGTTGCCTGAGGTGCAGAAGCAACTCGAAGCCCTGCGCAACTACGTGAACACGCAGACCGAGGTCGAGCAGTCCACCCTGGAGCTGCAAGGTGAGCGCCTGCTCGCGCTGCAGAACAAAGCGATGGATTATGTCGAGCGCCTGGCGATCAACCCCGACGCGAAAATCGTCGAACTCCAGACCGTGTTCGTCACCAAACGCGTGCTGTGCTACGACCTGGCCAAGCAGAAGGGCCTGACCCGCTTCATCAAGAGTGTCAAACCCGGCAAGTACGGCGACGTAATCGAACTCTACGACTGGGTCACCGGCGTAGAGATGGGTGCCAAGGCCCTGGGCGTGTACAAGGAGCGCCACGAGTTGACCGGGAAAGACGGCGAGAGCCTCGGCATGGCCACCGTCATCGTGCTGCCCAACAATGGCCGAGACCGGAGCCCCGAATGA
- a CDS encoding type II toxin-antitoxin system HigB family toxin — protein sequence MNVLAKRTLLEFAEEYPEARVALLAWYDLACKSDFASFADVQAVFATVSWVGPEYLIFNIKGNHFRLITTVDFAFRKIRVKEFLTHSDYDKWKP from the coding sequence ATGAATGTGCTAGCGAAACGCACACTCCTCGAATTCGCAGAGGAGTACCCCGAAGCCCGCGTAGCTCTACTTGCCTGGTATGACCTGGCGTGCAAGTCAGACTTCGCCTCATTTGCGGACGTGCAAGCAGTTTTCGCAACTGTGAGCTGGGTTGGCCCCGAATACCTCATATTCAACATCAAGGGCAACCACTTCCGCCTGATCACCACAGTGGATTTCGCTTTCCGAAAGATCCGAGTCAAGGAGTTCTTGACGCACTCGGATTACGACAAGTGGAAACCCTGA
- a CDS encoding ATP-binding protein has product MPPEALARYREILARGQETPKIDFKLQFNPEGDGLAEAVKDFCALANSFDPADPDQRQGLLFVGVRDDGGVQGLPDDFNHDTLTLRLTQRFERRVAPPMRFTVSPPILDEASGQSFAVIAIEPPVHLPHLAIQEVGRVQPGQWFVRRNSSTVLAGPEEFAELHRRLLAQEIHPMRSGLDRLAGELAVLREELGRTQARVGGGGSSVQPTDLADVPLAEAIRQEYAPKETLLLSRIRQLGRDLVARVLEIEAAHLTAGERITAEHFEAALTALEEAARPMAEVGFEISAYVDDARVWEAFALTMEDVVNAVVTGRVREDGALAPVLWFPFILCAYAAATAAVIHRRYHQLVPMLTGTYFQGKLPIMRAIRVLPRAEEWYRRATDSRQCAPLAIRAVNAMTGAAGWFAHRVPRDPEVTGRFAEIVLSLVWMATNSKLNPGDQAHPLPGAFLYEWRHGDALHRRVRQDRDELRSGFPNLPDLLRDFDKNASRYSEGGCMVHFHSQLANALTEP; this is encoded by the coding sequence ATGCCGCCTGAAGCGCTAGCACGTTACAGAGAGATTCTTGCCAGGGGCCAGGAAACGCCGAAGATTGATTTCAAGCTTCAATTCAACCCTGAAGGGGACGGTCTTGCGGAGGCAGTAAAGGACTTTTGCGCTTTGGCAAATTCCTTCGACCCGGCAGACCCCGACCAGCGGCAGGGTCTGCTGTTCGTTGGGGTGAGGGACGACGGAGGTGTTCAAGGGCTGCCTGATGATTTCAATCACGACACTTTGACGTTGCGTCTGACACAACGTTTTGAGCGCCGTGTTGCGCCACCCATGCGCTTTACGGTATCTCCTCCAATTCTAGATGAGGCGTCTGGACAGAGCTTTGCAGTAATTGCCATTGAGCCACCAGTGCATCTTCCTCACCTTGCCATTCAAGAAGTGGGAAGGGTGCAACCGGGACAATGGTTCGTTCGTCGTAATTCATCGACGGTCCTTGCTGGTCCTGAAGAGTTTGCTGAACTCCACCGCCGTCTCCTAGCACAGGAGATTCACCCCATGCGCTCCGGCTTAGACCGACTCGCTGGTGAACTGGCGGTTCTGCGGGAGGAGCTTGGCCGTACTCAGGCGCGCGTGGGCGGAGGTGGAAGTTCAGTGCAGCCAACTGACCTGGCAGATGTACCTTTGGCGGAAGCCATACGCCAGGAATACGCACCGAAAGAAACCCTCTTGTTGAGCCGTATTCGTCAACTAGGTCGTGACCTGGTAGCACGCGTGCTGGAGATTGAGGCGGCCCACTTAACAGCAGGAGAGCGGATCACAGCTGAACACTTTGAAGCTGCGCTGACAGCCTTAGAGGAAGCCGCGCGGCCGATGGCTGAAGTGGGATTTGAGATCAGTGCATATGTGGACGATGCAAGGGTATGGGAAGCGTTCGCTCTGACGATGGAAGATGTGGTCAACGCTGTGGTGACTGGCCGTGTTCGCGAGGACGGCGCATTGGCACCCGTTTTGTGGTTTCCCTTCATTCTCTGTGCGTATGCTGCCGCGACGGCCGCTGTTATTCATCGGCGTTATCACCAACTGGTACCGATGCTTACTGGAACATACTTCCAGGGAAAACTTCCCATAATGCGCGCAATACGCGTTCTCCCTAGAGCGGAGGAATGGTACCGGCGAGCCACTGACAGCCGACAGTGTGCTCCTTTGGCGATCCGAGCTGTGAATGCTATGACAGGGGCAGCTGGATGGTTTGCTCACCGGGTACCGCGTGATCCAGAAGTGACAGGCCGCTTTGCTGAGATTGTGCTGTCACTTGTCTGGATGGCCACAAATAGCAAACTGAACCCAGGTGATCAGGCTCACCCTCTGCCGGGTGCCTTCCTCTACGAGTGGAGACATGGAGATGCGCTGCACCGTAGAGTGAGGCAAGATCGTGATGAGCTCCGGTCTGGGTTTCCTAACCTGCCTGATTTGCTGCGCGACTTTGACAAGAATGCATCGAGATACTCCGAGGGTGGATGCATGGTTCATTTCCACTCTCAGTTGGCCAATGCGTTGACTGAACCCTAA